A window of Variovorax sp. HW608 genomic DNA:
GACTTCCCGCTGCGCGAAGTCGCCGGCCGTCTTGTAGGTGGCCAGGCCGTACTCGTTCAGCCCGCCAAGCTTGGGGCGGGCGTCGAACAGCGCAACTGAATGGCCCCGGCGCGCCAGCCCATGGGCACAGGCCAGCCCCGCCGGGCCCGCCCCGACCACTGCAATGCGCAAGCCCGTCGAAGCCGCGCGCGTGAAGAGCGGCGCACCCGGATTGGCGAAGTAGGCATCGGTGGCATAGCGCTGCAGCGCGCCGATCTCCACCGGCTTCTCCTCGTTGGTGTTGCGCACGCAGGCCTGCTCGCACAGCACCTCGGTGGGGCACACACGGGCGCACATTCCGCCGAGCGGGTTGGCCTCGAGGATCGCGCGTGCCGAGCCGCGGTTGTTGTCCTGGGCAATGCGCTGGATGAAGGTGGGGATGTCGATGCCCGTCGGGCAGGCCGCGGTGCAGGGTGCGTCAAAGCAGTAGTAGCAGCGCTCGGCCTCGATCAGCGCCTGGGCGCGCTTCAAGGGCGGATGGGCATCGCCGAAGTTCGTGGCGTAGTCGGCCAGATTCAGGCGAGCGGCGTGAATGCCGCAGGTGCGGGTGGAGGGTGTCTCCATGGGGCTTCTCCTTGTGGCGGTCTCAGCAAGACTCATGCCGAAGCGCTGGCGATGGCCCGGTTCTCACCTTGGCGGGCGTCAGCCCGGCGCGGGCTCCCGGACCTTGATTTCCTTGGTACTCCGATTCGCATGGCTTGCTTCCTTTTGTCTGAAGTTGATGCGTGGAAGCGGGAAAATTTACTATCCAGAAAAGATTTACTGGATAGTAAAAACCCTTGTGACGGAACCAAGGACAATCACGTCATGAGCACTTCCTCCACACGTGGGTCTGCCTCCCCTCGTCGCAATCGAGCCACCGTTGCCGACCCGCGCGTCGCGCCGCGCGCGCCGCGGGCTGCGCGCCTGCGCAAGCAGGAGCTGATCCTGCTGGAAGCCGAGCGTCAGTTCGCTCGCTTCGGCTTCGAGGGTGTGTCGCTGGATAGCATCGCTGCCGAGCTCGGCATCAGTCGTCAGAACATGCTGTACTACTTCTCAAGCAAGGACGAGCTGTACGTCGCCGTGCTTGACGCCGTGCTGGAGTCCTGGCTCGCCAGCATGGACGTGATGGCCAGGAAGAACGATCCCGAGACCGCGATCAGCAGCTACATCAGCGCCAAGCTGTGCTTCTCGCGGGACCGTCCCAGTGGCTCGGCCGTCTTTACCCGCGAGATCATGGCCGGTGCGCCGCGTTATGCCGACAAGTTGGCCCAACGTGTGATTCCCAAACTTCGCGCCGACGTGCGAGCGTTTGAACGATGGGCACGGCAAGGGCTCATCGAGAAGGTCGATTTCACCCACCTGATGTTCGTCATCTGGTCGGCCACCCAGGCCTACGCGGACCTGGCACCCCAGTTCGCGCTGTTTGTCGGCAAGCAGCGCCTGGACGATGGCGACTTTGCGGCAGCCCATGCGTTGATCACCAACTTGGTGACGCGAAGTTTGAGGAAGATGGCCTGAGTATTGGTGGACGCCTGGAAGAAGACTAGATCCGGCGTCTCCACTCGGAGGGAGTCTCCTGGAACTGGCTGATGAACCAGCGGGTGAACGAGCTGAGTTGGCCATAGCCGAGCAGTTCGGCCACGCGCGTCAGGCTGTGCTCGGGCTGGGCCATATAGCGCAACGCCAGGTCGCGCCGGACCTCGTTGACCAGCTCTGAAAAAGCAACTCGGTCCGCAGACAACTGGCGCTGCAAGGTCCGAACGTGCAGCCCCAAGCCCTGTGCGACCTGCTCGATCGACGTCCGTCCCAGCGGAAGTTGCACGTACAGGACCTTCCGTACGGTTTGTGCGAGGCTGTCCTCCCCCGCGTCGCCGGGTACGTCGACGAGGCGCCGCGCGTAGGCGGCAAGGACGGGGTCGGCCAGCGCGTTCGGGCGGTCGAGGTCGGCCGTCGCGCAGACGATGCCGTTGAACTCGCTGCCAAATTTCAATCTGCAGTCGAAGAGTTGCCGGTGCCGATGGATGTCGGCCGGAGCGGCATGGCGGAAGTTGACGCTCTGAGGGTTCCAGCGCTGGCCGGGCAAGTCGGCGCAGAGGCGGAACAGGACACCGAGCGCGAGTTCGGTTGCCTGGCGCGAACGCGCCGCTGCGGGTCCGACCAACTCCTCGCGGATTGCCGTGGACTTGCCGGTTTCGACCATGGCCAGCGCAAGCGTGCCGCCCACCAGTTGCCGGCTGTGGATCAGTGTCTGAAGCACGGCACGCAAGCTGGGCAAGTGGGTCAGCAAGAGGCTGAGCGCTCCCAGATCGGAAAGCCGCCTGGCCTGCGCCATCCGCAAGCCGAAGTCGGCAAGTCCACTGGCCTCTGCCGACTCCTCCAGCAACTGCAGCGCAGCGGCCAAAGGGATGCGCTGCTCCGGGTCGACCAGCATCCGGCGAGACAGCCCGGCCCGACGCAGCAGCGGCTGCGGGTTGAGTCCCGCGGCATCGGCGACTTCGAAATAGTGGGCCAGCGCCGCAGCGCGAATGTGCCGCTGGGCATGGATGCCGGTCGCATTCATCAAGAGTCCTAAAAGAGAATAGAGTCTGCCCCAATGCCTG
This region includes:
- a CDS encoding AraC family transcriptional regulator codes for the protein MNATGIHAQRHIRAAALAHYFEVADAAGLNPQPLLRRAGLSRRMLVDPEQRIPLAAALQLLEESAEASGLADFGLRMAQARRLSDLGALSLLLTHLPSLRAVLQTLIHSRQLVGGTLALAMVETGKSTAIREELVGPAAARSRQATELALGVLFRLCADLPGQRWNPQSVNFRHAAPADIHRHRQLFDCRLKFGSEFNGIVCATADLDRPNALADPVLAAYARRLVDVPGDAGEDSLAQTVRKVLYVQLPLGRTSIEQVAQGLGLHVRTLQRQLSADRVAFSELVNEVRRDLALRYMAQPEHSLTRVAELLGYGQLSSFTRWFISQFQETPSEWRRRI
- a CDS encoding TetR/AcrR family transcriptional regulator gives rise to the protein MSTSSTRGSASPRRNRATVADPRVAPRAPRAARLRKQELILLEAERQFARFGFEGVSLDSIAAELGISRQNMLYYFSSKDELYVAVLDAVLESWLASMDVMARKNDPETAISSYISAKLCFSRDRPSGSAVFTREIMAGAPRYADKLAQRVIPKLRADVRAFERWARQGLIEKVDFTHLMFVIWSATQAYADLAPQFALFVGKQRLDDGDFAAAHALITNLVTRSLRKMA